From Emcibacteraceae bacterium, the proteins below share one genomic window:
- a CDS encoding GNAT family acetyltransferase, whose product MAQNKAAARTIYPMEISIFDIKDQDEVIELWRDCGLLRAQNDPYDDIKRKINHSPELFFVGRKDGKIIASVMAGYEGRRGWINLLGVAPSAQKSGFGREIMDFAEKKLGELGCVKVNLQIRHTNEQAINFYQSLGYEEDHVFSMGKRL is encoded by the coding sequence ATGGCTCAAAATAAGGCAGCGGCAAGAACGATTTACCCCATGGAAATTTCAATATTTGATATTAAAGACCAGGACGAAGTCATAGAACTTTGGCGGGACTGCGGCCTTCTCAGAGCACAGAACGATCCCTATGACGATATAAAGCGGAAAATAAACCATAGTCCCGAACTCTTCTTTGTCGGGCGAAAGGACGGCAAAATAATCGCCAGTGTTATGGCCGGATACGAAGGGCGCCGTGGCTGGATCAATTTGTTGGGCGTTGCCCCGTCCGCACAAAAATCAGGATTTGGCCGGGAAATCATGGATTTTGCCGAAAAGAAACTTGGTGAACTCGGCTGCGTGAAAGTCAATCTGCAAATCAGACACACAAATGAACAGGCCATAAATTTTTATCAAAGCCTTGGTTACGAAGAAGATCATGTCTTCAGTATGGGGAAACGTCTGTAA
- a CDS encoding glycosyltransferase family 4 protein: MNIGTIYYLIPDIFRQKFSLRQFVRASLQGWGIGYLKSCFRDRKKAVGGVKVFYQHVKYLRELGFKADVIAMGKFDGNIYYPDIKALNIRDAGFDLKDNDVVVASEFCPYDALKFRNAIKIMFAQSWIFLHNRLEPMDREKSYRDLGYDYVISCSDYITRTIKAMNDEDCVTISNAVDDTVFYPDPALREKNTVLCLPRKNARDIETIRKIVERKNPAVRFHYADGLDEAGIADAFRRADLFLASGYPEGFALPSIEAMFSGAVVVGFAGRGGREFMIDGVTALVSEDGDCISVSENLIQLLSNDKKKEELRAKARQVAQESYKIDHLKTRLKAFYDALIEKVIE; encoded by the coding sequence ATGAACATCGGCACTATATATTATCTGATACCGGACATTTTCAGGCAGAAATTTTCCCTGCGCCAGTTTGTTCGGGCATCGCTGCAGGGATGGGGAATTGGGTATTTAAAATCCTGCTTCAGGGACAGAAAAAAAGCCGTTGGCGGAGTTAAGGTTTTCTATCAGCATGTCAAATATTTGCGGGAGCTGGGGTTTAAGGCGGACGTGATAGCGATGGGGAAATTTGACGGAAATATATATTATCCGGATATTAAAGCCCTCAATATCAGGGATGCGGGGTTTGATTTAAAGGACAATGATGTGGTTGTGGCATCAGAATTCTGTCCCTATGATGCACTTAAATTCAGAAATGCTATAAAAATCATGTTTGCCCAGAGCTGGATATTTCTGCATAACCGACTTGAGCCAATGGACCGGGAAAAGTCCTATCGGGACCTTGGCTATGATTATGTTATTTCCTGCAGCGATTATATAACACGCACTATCAAGGCGATGAATGATGAGGACTGTGTGACTATATCCAATGCCGTTGATGATACGGTTTTTTACCCTGACCCGGCTTTGCGCGAAAAAAATACGGTCCTTTGTCTGCCACGAAAAAATGCGCGTGATATAGAAACGATCAGAAAAATTGTTGAACGGAAAAATCCTGCGGTGCGTTTTCATTATGCAGACGGACTTGATGAAGCGGGAATTGCAGACGCCTTTCGCCGGGCCGATCTATTTCTGGCGAGTGGCTATCCCGAGGGCTTTGCGCTGCCGTCGATTGAGGCCATGTTCAGCGGTGCCGTGGTTGTCGGCTTTGCCGGGCGGGGCGGCCGTGAGTTTATGATTGATGGGGTGACGGCGCTGGTTTCCGAGGACGGCGACTGTATCAGCGTTTCAGAAAATCTTATCCAGCTTTTGTCAAATGATAAGAAAAAGGAAGAATTGCGTGCAAAGGCTCGGCAGGTTGCGCAGGAAAGTTATAAGATCGATCATTTAAAGACGCGCCTAAAGGCATTTTACGATGCGCTCATAGAAAAAGTCATAGAGTAA
- a CDS encoding HutD family protein encodes MIHYLKKQNYLLMPWKNGQGMTRELAVSAHRPKRKDSPFLWRISIASVKEDGPFSNFPNIDRHLMLTEGNGITLDGGEYGMGMLFEDLQVYSFPGDIDLSGKLADGPIRDFNVMVDRRFARADLTGFYLNSPEKLSLKSDFHFIHLLDGSSPVAFDLDGSLRELSGGDSLKIENEKGLATIMQMEEGSGTSAVAFVSIDLINQNG; translated from the coding sequence ATGATCCATTATTTAAAAAAACAGAATTATTTACTGATGCCGTGGAAAAACGGTCAGGGCATGACACGCGAACTTGCCGTATCAGCACACAGGCCGAAACGAAAAGACAGCCCGTTTTTATGGCGGATCAGTATTGCTTCGGTAAAAGAAGACGGGCCATTTTCTAATTTTCCCAATATTGACCGGCATCTGATGCTGACTGAAGGAAACGGCATCACCCTTGATGGCGGCGAATATGGTATGGGCATGCTTTTTGAGGATTTGCAGGTTTACAGTTTCCCGGGGGATATTGACCTGTCCGGCAAACTGGCAGACGGTCCGATCAGGGATTTTAATGTGATGGTGGATCGCCGCTTTGCCAGGGCAGATTTAACGGGCTTTTATTTAAATTCACCGGAAAAGCTTTCCCTGAAGTCCGATTTTCATTTTATTCACCTGCTGGATGGCAGCAGTCCGGTGGCTTTTGATCTTGACGGTTCATTAAGGGAACTGTCCGGCGGGGACAGTTTAAAAATCGAAAATGAAAAGGGCCTTGCCACCATCATGCAGATGGAAGAGGGGAGCGGGACATCCGCCGTCGCCTTCGTTTCAATTGATCTTATCAATCAGAATGGCTGA
- a CDS encoding LysE family translocator, with protein MTALVAMFIYAFSMAITPGPNNIIALSTGVNYGFKKALPFTLGVVIGFNLLLAVIAFGIGTVVAGNEGFLEILGYGGIAFMAYMAYKIATAPTHITPKSDREAGFMHGVLFQWINPKAWTACLGGIGAFNLAGNNMGIVYYIAISTCVVLFSVSLWAYAGSKITRFLENERNHKFFNYAMGSALLAVALYVLLMDK; from the coding sequence TTTGGTCGCAATGTTTATATATGCTTTTTCCATGGCGATCACGCCGGGGCCGAATAATATTATAGCCCTTTCAACCGGTGTTAATTACGGCTTTAAAAAAGCCTTGCCCTTTACGCTTGGGGTTGTGATCGGCTTTAATCTGCTATTGGCGGTCATCGCGTTTGGTATTGGCACTGTGGTTGCGGGCAATGAAGGGTTCCTTGAAATTCTGGGCTATGGCGGGATTGCCTTCATGGCTTATATGGCTTATAAAATTGCCACTGCGCCGACCCATATTACCCCTAAAAGCGACCGCGAAGCCGGATTTATGCACGGCGTTCTGTTTCAGTGGATCAATCCGAAAGCCTGGACCGCTTGCCTTGGCGGTATCGGTGCCTTTAATCTGGCGGGGAATAATATGGGGATTGTTTATTATATCGCGATTTCAACATGTGTTGTGCTGTTCAGCGTATCCTTGTGGGCCTATGCGGGATCAAAAATAACCCGTTTTCTGGAAAATGAGCGAAACCATAAATTTTTCAATTATGCCATGGGGTCAGCCCTTTTGGCTGTGGCGCTTTATGTGCTTTTGATGGATAAATGA